The following coding sequences are from one Musa acuminata AAA Group cultivar baxijiao chromosome BXJ2-4, Cavendish_Baxijiao_AAA, whole genome shotgun sequence window:
- the LOC135584360 gene encoding pectin acetylesterase 8-like: MVGAKSGTWIYPFICFFFLLASLEVDAYDVPMTLLHSAVAKGAVCLDGSPPAYHFSPGSGSGANNWLVHMEGGGWCRNVEECLERKNNFRGSSNHMKPLSFSGILGNSKKSNPDFYNWNRIKIRYCDGSSFTGDVERVDPATNLHYRGARVWLAIMEDLLAKGMNRAENALLSGCSAGGLASILHCDKFRSLLPASAKVKCFSDAGYFIDGKDISGTTSVRSLYNDVVNLHGSGKNLPSSCTSRLSPSMCFFPQNVVPKMSTPLFILNAAYDAWQIKNTLAPSSADPRKSWNACKLNIKSCSSDQLEKMQEFRSEFLRALPASGNPSTGMFIISCYAHCQSGSQDTWFGADSPMIDKMPIAKAVGDWFYGRSVVRKIDCPYPCNSSCRNRVYE; encoded by the exons ATGGTGGGTGCTAAATCAGGAACATGGATTTATCCTTTCATctgctttttctttcttctggCCTCTCTGGAAGTGGATGCTTACGATGTACCCATGACTCTTTTGCATAGTGCAGTAGCTAAAGGAGCAG TCTGCCTGGATGGAAGTCCCCCAGCATATCATTTCTCTCCTGGGAGTGGCTCCGGAGCAAATAACTGGTTGGTTCACATGGAG GGAGGAGGATGGTGCAGGAATGTCGAAGAATGTCTAGAGCGTAAAAATAATTTCAGGGGCTCCTCTAATCATATGAAGCCACTTTCATTCTCTGGCATTTTAGGAAACAGCAAAAAATCTAATCCCG ACTTCTATAACTGGAACAGGATCAAGATTCGGTACTGTGATGGCTCATCGTTTACAGGAGACGTAGAAAGAGTAGATCCT GCTACAAATCTACACTACAGAGGAGCCCGGGTTTGGCTCGCTATCATGGAAGATCTGTTGGCAAAAGGAATGAACAGAGCAGAAAAT GCACTTCTTTCTGGTTGTTCAGCGGGTGGATTGGCGTCCATTCTACACTGTGACAAATTCCGCAGTCTTCTACCAGCAAGTGCAAAAGTTAAATGCTTTTCTGATGCTGGTTATTTTATTGATGG GAAGGACATTTCTGGAACGACCTCTGTCAGATCCCTTTACAATGATGTTGTCAACCTTCAT GGGTCAGGAAAAAATTTGCCATCTTCATGCACCTCAAGGTTATCACCAAGCATG TGCTTTTTCCCACAGAATGTGGTGCCTAAAATGAGCACGCCCCTCTTTATACTGAATGCAGCGTATGATGCCTGGCAG atcaagaatactttagcaCCAAGTTCTGCCGATCCCCGCAAAAGTTGGAATGCCTGCAAGCTTAATATAAAGAGTTGTTCGTCAGATCAACTTGAGAAAATGCAAG AATTCAGGTCAGAGTTTCTGCGTGCACTGCCGGCAAGTGGCAACCCATCTACGGGCATGTTTATAATCTCATGCTATGCTCATTGCCAGTCAGGGAGTCAGGACACATGGTTTGGAGCTGATTCCCCGATGATTGATAAAATG CCAATTGCAAAAGCTGTGGGAGACTGGTTCTACGGGCGGAGTGTTGTTAGAAAGATTGACTGCCCATATCCATGCAACTCTTCATGTCGCAATCGTGTATATGAATGA